From a single Prinia subflava isolate CZ2003 ecotype Zambia chromosome 29, Cam_Psub_1.2, whole genome shotgun sequence genomic region:
- the DOK2 gene encoding docking protein 2 encodes MEEAVVKQGWIYLQLQQTFGKKWKKFWAVLYRESPCSTARLELQDGPERPRRPERRLVRLSDCVHVAEAGGDTGPRDTVPFLLETTERRLLLAADAADAAEWVRRLCELAFPRSREEPGVGPKEGSEGEFSMEENSLYSSQGRAGLEQSFEVTVRPTPSAQRCRLRGRCVLRAGPEALELRQPPSQEPLLRWPYRLLRRFGRDKATFSFEAGRRCESGEGSFEFDTRQGNEIFAAVEAAIEVQRGRGAHEEPQGAPGEGRGLKAKPAVPPGAGEPPGPPRGADFPYAEPRDSLRRGNAGGAAVEAEYAVPFDAVAKSFLARQLGGLGCPQEGLPEVLSVPRDAGGGQRPPGRPTAPKPEHIYDEPEGLSALSLYDEPQEVKGEAWRLQAAPEEPPALGCPYDAQRDDYAVPKRPFLLQGKEWLGHSDYDNVALKVAKKRNLQ; translated from the exons ATGGAGGAGGCCGTGGTGAAGCAGGGCTGGATttacctgcagctccagcaaacCTTCGGGAAG AAGTGGAAGAAGTTCTGGGCCGTGCTGTACCGGGAGAGCCCCTGCTCCACGGCGcgcctggagctgcaggacgGCCCCGAGCGGCCGCGCCGGCCCGAGCGGCGCCTGGTGCGCCTCAGCGACTGCGTGCACGTGGCCGAGGCGGGCGGTGACACCGGGCCCAGGGACACCGTCCccttcctgctggagaccaCCGAGCGCCGGCTGCTGCTGGCCGCCGACGCCGCCGACGCCGCCGAGTGGGTGCGGCGGCTGTGCGAGCTGGCGTTCCCG AGGAGCCGGGAGGAGCCGGGAGTGGGGCCCAAGGAGGGCAGCGAGGGCGAGTTCTCCATGGAGGAAAATTCCCTGtacagctcccagggcagag CCGGCCTGGAGCAGTCCTTCGAGGTGACGGTGCGGCCGACGCCGTCGGCGCAGCGCTGCCGGCTGCGGGGCCGCTGCGTGCTGCGGGCGGGCCCGGAGGCGCTGGAGCTGCGGCAGCCGCCGAGCCAGGAGCCGCTGCTGCGCTGGCCCTACCGCCTGCTGCGCCGCTTCGGCCGCGACAAG GCCACCTTCTCCTTCGAGGCCGGCCGGCGCTGCGAGTCCGGCGAGGGCAGCTTCGAGTTTGACACCCGGCAGGGCAACGAGATCTTCGCGGCCGTCGAGGCGGCCATCGAGGTgcagcgcggccgcggggcccACGAGGAGCCCCAGGGCGCCCCCGGCGAGGGCAGGGGGCTCAAGGCCAAGCCGGCGGTGCCCCCCGGGGCCGGGgagccgccggggccgccgcgggGCGCGGATTTTCCCTACGCCGAGCCCCGCGATTCCCTGCGCCGCGGGAACGCCGGGGGCGCCGCGGTGGAGGCCGAGTACGCCGTTCCCTTCGACGCCGTCGCCAAGTCCTTCCTGGCCCGGCAGCTCGGCGgcctgggctgtccccaggagggGCTCCCCGAGGTCCTGAGCGTCCCCAGGGACGCCGGAGGGGGTCAGCGGCCCCCCGGCCGCCCCACGGCCCCCAAACCCGAGCACATCTACGACGAGCCCGAGGGTCTCTCGGCGCTCTCGCTGTACGACGAGCCCCAGGAGGTGAAGGGGGAGGCGTGGAGGCTGCAGGCGGCCCCCGAGGAGCCCCCCGCGCTCGGCTGTCCCTACGACGCCCAGCGCGATGACTACGCCGTCCCCAAGaggcccttcctgctgcagggcaaggAGTGGCTGGGCCACAGCGACTACGACAACGTGGCCCTCAAGGTGGCCAAGAAGAGGAACCTGCAGTGA